From the genome of Halorussus caseinilyticus, one region includes:
- a CDS encoding 30S ribosomal protein S13: MSTEEPQEEDEDLRYFVRIGQTDLDGTKSVERSLTELNGIGRRAARIIADKTGVDRTATFGRLDDDEIDTVVEAVENFANEVPEWLANHRNEYFSGETTHQTGNDLNMTRRQDINRMKMIDSYKGVRHKRGQKVRGQRTRSTGRTEGTIGVNVEEIKEEQAAEAEEEGGEE; encoded by the coding sequence GTCCGCATCGGGCAAACCGACCTCGATGGGACGAAGTCCGTCGAACGGTCCCTGACCGAACTGAACGGGATCGGTCGCCGAGCGGCGCGAATCATCGCCGACAAGACCGGCGTAGACCGCACGGCGACGTTCGGCCGTCTCGACGACGACGAAATCGATACCGTCGTCGAGGCCGTCGAGAACTTCGCCAACGAGGTCCCTGAATGGCTCGCAAACCACCGCAACGAGTACTTCTCCGGAGAGACGACCCACCAGACGGGCAACGACCTGAACATGACCCGTCGGCAGGACATCAACCGGATGAAGATGATTGACTCGTACAAGGGCGTCCGACACAAGCGCGGTCAGAAGGTGCGCGGTCAGCGGACCCGCTCGACGGGCCGTACCGAGGGCACCATCGGCGTCAACGTCGAGGAAATCAAGGAAGAACAGGCCGCCGAAGCAGAAGAAGAGGGTGGTGAAGAATAA